The sequence TACCTTTTCCCGAATCCTATTCGTCAGTTTACTGGGCATGGCTTCCTGCACACAGGAATTACCGCAAACACTCGAAACCATCGCTGATGCGAGAATTCACAAAGCTAAATTCATTGATAGGGGTGAGCCGGGTGATTCGGTAGGCGATATCCTGGCATTCGACCAACCCTTACTAAACAAAAAGGCTGAACAGATCGGGAACAATAGCGGCACGTGCATACGCACACGCACGGGCCACAGCTTTCAATGCCAATGGACCTTGACCCTGAAAAACGGCAGCATCCAGGTGGCAGGCCGGGAACTTGATGAAGGGGCGTCAGAGATAGCGATTGTTGGTGGCACAGGCCGATACGCGGGCATCAGCGGGCAAATGGAATCCGTCAACAATGGAGATGGTACTTTTACACAAACTTTGCACTATTGGATTAGATAACTGAAGTTTCCTAAAAACGCATCAAGCCATCCTTTGTGCCCAAGGATACAGACTTTGATTGGCTTTTGCGGCATGATCGAAGTGCGTTTCACAGCCAAAAATACGCTGACCCACTTTGGAGTTGATAAAGTCATCCACGGCGACCCACAAACGGGCATCGGTCAGTGGCGAGGGAATAAGATCCATAGACTTGACCTTAGCTGTTGCCAGGGCAGCGTCGAGAAAGCCCTAAAGGTAAAAAAAGCTTCTGCTTGATCTCAATACCGAACCGGGACACCTTACCCGCACAGGAAATTGGACGCTATCGACGAGATGAAGAGGACGATAATGGCGAGTAACGTTTAGATAAACAACGAAGACTGCTCTAGACCGAGATCAGTATCGGAAAAAAGCGCTTACGCTTAGAGAGGACGTAAAAGATCACTTAGAATAAACATGAATGAGGTCTC comes from Methylicorpusculum oleiharenae and encodes:
- a CDS encoding dirigent protein; the protein is MPYTFSRILFVSLLGMASCTQELPQTLETIADARIHKAKFIDRGEPGDSVGDILAFDQPLLNKKAEQIGNNSGTCIRTRTGHSFQCQWTLTLKNGSIQVAGRELDEGASEIAIVGGTGRYAGISGQMESVNNGDGTFTQTLHYWIR